The following proteins are co-located in the Syngnathus scovelli strain Florida chromosome 5, RoL_Ssco_1.2, whole genome shotgun sequence genome:
- the map2k7 gene encoding dual specificity mitogen-activated protein kinase kinase 7 isoform X2: MSSLEQRLSRIEEKLKQENEEARRSMDLKIDMSPHRSHARPTLQLPLANDAGSRSSSSESSPQHHHPCRPRHMLTLPTPQYGLQKSLENAEIDQKLQEIMKQTGYLKIDGQRYPAEVSDLINEGEIGSGTCGQVFKVRFKKTGHVIAVKQMRRTGNKDENKRILMDLDVVLKSHDCPYIIQCYGAIVTNTDVFIAMELMGTCAEKLKKRIQGPIPEQILGKMTVAIVKALLYLKEKHGVIHRDVKPSNILLDAKGQIKLCDFGISGRLVDSKAKTRSAGCAAYMAPERIDPPDPTKPDYDIRADVWSLGISLVELATGQFPYKNCKTDFEVLTKVLQEDPPLLPLSMGFSLDFQSFVKDCLTKDHRKRPKYHQLLEHSFIRRYEVLEVDVAGWFQTVMDRTESPRSSQCYSHQHQLHCSLFSR, from the exons CCCTTCAGCTGCCTCTAGCCAACGATGCAGGAAGCCGCTCATCATCTTCAGAGAGTTCGCCTCAGCACCACCACCCTTGTCGCCCCAGACACATGCTCACCCTCCCCACCCCACAATACGGCCTACAGAAGAGTCTAGAGAA TGCAGAGATTGACCAGAAATTGCAAGAGATCATGAAACAAACGGGTTATCTAAAAATTGATGGACAG AGGTATCCGGCTGAGGTTTCGGATTTGATCAATGAGGGGGAGATCGGCAGCGGGACCTGTGGGCAGGTCTTTAAAGTGCGATTCAAGAAGACTGGTCACGTCATTGCAGTTAAA CAAATGCGCCGAACAGGAAACAAGGACGAGAACAAGAGGATCTTGATGGACCTGGACGTGGTGCTGAAAAGTCACGACTGCCCTTATATCATTCAGTGCTACGGTGCCATAGTTACCAAT ACCGATGTATTTATTGCCATGGAGCTGATGGGAACGTGTGCTGAGAAGCTCAAGAAGAGAATCCAAGGCCCCATCCCAGAACAAATTTTAGGAAAGATGACTGTTGCG ATAGTGAAAGCTTTGCTGTATTTGAAAGAGAAACATGGCGTCATCCACCGTGACGTTAAACCCTCCAACATCCTCCTGGACGCAAAAGGTCAGATCAAACTCTGCGACTTTGGCATCAGCGGACGCCTCGTCGACTCGAAGGCAAAGACCCGCAGCGCTGGCTGTGCTGCGTACATGGCG CCCGAGAGAATAGACCCTCCCGATCCCACCAAACCCGACTACGATATCCGAGCGGACGTGTGGAGCCTTGGCATCTCTCTG GTGGAGTTGGCTACCGGACAGTTTCCTTACAAAaactgcaagacagactttgagGTCCTGACCAAAGTGCTGCAGGAAGACCCCCCTCTGCTGCCTCTCAGCATGGGATTCTCCCTCGACTTCCAGTCCTTCGTCAAAGATTG CCTCACTAAGGATCACAGAAAACGGCCAAAATACCACCAGTTGCTG GAGCACAGCTTCATCCGACGTTACGAGGTGCTggaggtggacgtggccggttgGTTCCAGACGGTGATGGATCGCACCGAGTCTCCACGCAGCAGTCAGTGTTACAGCCATCAGCACCAGCTCCACTGCTCGCTCTTTAGCAGGTAG
- the map2k7 gene encoding dual specificity mitogen-activated protein kinase kinase 7 isoform X1, producing MSSLEQRLSRIEEKLKQENEEARRSMDLKIDMSPHRSHARPIIVIQLSPAPAPSQRAALQLPLANDAGSRSSSSESSPQHHHPCRPRHMLTLPTPQYGLQKSLENAEIDQKLQEIMKQTGYLKIDGQRYPAEVSDLINEGEIGSGTCGQVFKVRFKKTGHVIAVKQMRRTGNKDENKRILMDLDVVLKSHDCPYIIQCYGAIVTNTDVFIAMELMGTCAEKLKKRIQGPIPEQILGKMTVAIVKALLYLKEKHGVIHRDVKPSNILLDAKGQIKLCDFGISGRLVDSKAKTRSAGCAAYMAPERIDPPDPTKPDYDIRADVWSLGISLVELATGQFPYKNCKTDFEVLTKVLQEDPPLLPLSMGFSLDFQSFVKDCLTKDHRKRPKYHQLLEHSFIRRYEVLEVDVAGWFQTVMDRTESPRSSQCYSHQHQLHCSLFSR from the exons TCATCGTGATCCAGCTCAGTCCTGCTCCAGCTCCTTCCCAACGTGCAG CCCTTCAGCTGCCTCTAGCCAACGATGCAGGAAGCCGCTCATCATCTTCAGAGAGTTCGCCTCAGCACCACCACCCTTGTCGCCCCAGACACATGCTCACCCTCCCCACCCCACAATACGGCCTACAGAAGAGTCTAGAGAA TGCAGAGATTGACCAGAAATTGCAAGAGATCATGAAACAAACGGGTTATCTAAAAATTGATGGACAG AGGTATCCGGCTGAGGTTTCGGATTTGATCAATGAGGGGGAGATCGGCAGCGGGACCTGTGGGCAGGTCTTTAAAGTGCGATTCAAGAAGACTGGTCACGTCATTGCAGTTAAA CAAATGCGCCGAACAGGAAACAAGGACGAGAACAAGAGGATCTTGATGGACCTGGACGTGGTGCTGAAAAGTCACGACTGCCCTTATATCATTCAGTGCTACGGTGCCATAGTTACCAAT ACCGATGTATTTATTGCCATGGAGCTGATGGGAACGTGTGCTGAGAAGCTCAAGAAGAGAATCCAAGGCCCCATCCCAGAACAAATTTTAGGAAAGATGACTGTTGCG ATAGTGAAAGCTTTGCTGTATTTGAAAGAGAAACATGGCGTCATCCACCGTGACGTTAAACCCTCCAACATCCTCCTGGACGCAAAAGGTCAGATCAAACTCTGCGACTTTGGCATCAGCGGACGCCTCGTCGACTCGAAGGCAAAGACCCGCAGCGCTGGCTGTGCTGCGTACATGGCG CCCGAGAGAATAGACCCTCCCGATCCCACCAAACCCGACTACGATATCCGAGCGGACGTGTGGAGCCTTGGCATCTCTCTG GTGGAGTTGGCTACCGGACAGTTTCCTTACAAAaactgcaagacagactttgagGTCCTGACCAAAGTGCTGCAGGAAGACCCCCCTCTGCTGCCTCTCAGCATGGGATTCTCCCTCGACTTCCAGTCCTTCGTCAAAGATTG CCTCACTAAGGATCACAGAAAACGGCCAAAATACCACCAGTTGCTG GAGCACAGCTTCATCCGACGTTACGAGGTGCTggaggtggacgtggccggttgGTTCCAGACGGTGATGGATCGCACCGAGTCTCCACGCAGCAGTCAGTGTTACAGCCATCAGCACCAGCTCCACTGCTCGCTCTTTAGCAGGTAG